The Sporolituus thermophilus DSM 23256 genome includes a region encoding these proteins:
- a CDS encoding copper amine oxidase produces MRKWLCKGLLGILLGLSVAAPAAAGQRPDSLDILKLPEWTVSSNHYGGKLLLSDSPETVTADGILYQDKVVGDVRLFFHHVNGTTAPKKIVVLLENDDSEPAQVTVYQYGLGGPGHDYLAVGKTAQLRYFGKSDIYLVEVPAKDRRQLIAELDSAVVEPNMLVNGIYDFKTDRPVTVKVMMLPVHADAKKFVAQAKVLPPDEYRLRGTFDGANRLLIPHKVYNPDEHGPVALTLADNEVDRYVEGIDATDGSKVLNYGNYGVVYKLFLPSAGVGKADYFLNPRGGVYAGALSVKYRHETAEPLPTPSGQVAFGADKLNDFAPIGTFDVGQSLWLTFSPPGASNLPVKIVILPQQE; encoded by the coding sequence GTGCGTAAATGGTTGTGCAAAGGACTGCTGGGCATCCTGCTTGGCCTGAGTGTGGCCGCGCCGGCGGCCGCCGGGCAGCGCCCCGACAGCCTTGATATTCTTAAACTGCCGGAGTGGACGGTGTCGTCTAACCATTACGGCGGCAAGCTGCTCTTATCCGACAGCCCGGAGACGGTGACGGCCGACGGTATTCTCTATCAGGACAAAGTAGTCGGTGACGTGCGGCTGTTTTTCCATCATGTTAACGGGACGACGGCGCCGAAAAAAATCGTCGTCCTCTTAGAGAACGACGACAGTGAGCCGGCGCAGGTTACCGTTTATCAGTACGGTCTGGGCGGCCCGGGCCATGACTATCTGGCGGTAGGCAAGACGGCTCAGCTCCGCTACTTTGGCAAGAGTGATATTTATCTGGTGGAAGTGCCGGCCAAAGACCGCCGGCAGCTGATTGCCGAACTGGATAGTGCGGTAGTCGAGCCGAATATGCTTGTTAACGGCATTTATGATTTTAAGACCGACCGGCCGGTAACCGTCAAAGTGATGATGCTGCCGGTCCACGCCGATGCGAAGAAGTTTGTCGCCCAGGCGAAGGTGCTCCCGCCTGATGAGTACCGGCTGCGTGGTACTTTCGACGGGGCCAACCGCCTGCTCATCCCGCATAAAGTCTACAATCCCGACGAACACGGCCCGGTAGCGCTTACCCTGGCCGATAATGAGGTAGACCGCTATGTGGAGGGCATCGACGCTACCGACGGCAGCAAGGTGCTCAACTACGGTAACTACGGCGTCGTCTACAAACTGTTTCTCCCGTCAGCCGGTGTGGGGAAAGCGGACTATTTCCTTAATCCGCGCGGCGGCGTATATGCCGGCGCGCTATCGGTAAAGTACCGGCATGAAACCGCTGAGCCGCTGCCGACCCCGTCCGGTCAGGTAGCGTTCGGTGCTGATAAACTAAATGACTTCGCCCCGATCGGCACGTTTGACGTCGGTCAGTCGTTGTGGCTCACCTTCAGTCCTCCCGGTGCCTCCAACCTGCCGGTGAAAATCGTTATTCTGCCGCAGCAGGAGTAA
- the hypD gene encoding hydrogenase formation protein HypD, whose protein sequence is MKNLTADRVRQLADYYTAEIARLADRPLRLMEVCGTHTVAIFKAGIRQLLPEQVELVSGPGCPVCVTPNDYLDTAIAYSRQSGVIIATFGDMLRVPGSSSSLMQEKARGADIRIVYSPLDSLAIARAHPDKRVIFLAVGFETTAPTTAAAILAAEQAGIDNFFVLTSHKLVPPALRALLTAGGAGVRVDGLLLPGHVCTVTGLAPFRFLAEECGTPAVVAGFEALDILQAVYMLVKQIRAGVARLENQYARVVRPEGNPAAQAALAKVYGEVDAAWRGIGVIPASGLGVREEYARFDARYVLGVDVEPTREAAGCRCGEVLRGVIKPPACPLFGRACTSDHPVGACMVSVEGACAAWYKYGAGRWQF, encoded by the coding sequence ATGAAGAATTTAACGGCTGACCGGGTGCGCCAGCTGGCTGACTATTATACCGCCGAAATTGCCCGGCTGGCCGACCGCCCGCTCCGGCTGATGGAAGTGTGCGGCACCCATACGGTGGCCATCTTTAAAGCCGGCATCCGCCAGCTTTTGCCGGAGCAGGTTGAGCTGGTCAGCGGTCCTGGCTGTCCGGTATGTGTGACGCCAAATGACTATCTGGACACCGCCATTGCCTACAGCCGCCAAAGCGGCGTCATTATTGCCACCTTCGGCGATATGCTGCGCGTGCCGGGCTCGTCATCCAGCCTGATGCAGGAAAAGGCGCGGGGCGCCGATATCCGCATCGTCTATTCGCCCCTCGACAGCCTCGCCATCGCCCGGGCCCATCCGGATAAGCGGGTTATCTTTCTGGCGGTGGGGTTTGAGACGACGGCGCCGACGACCGCCGCCGCCATTTTGGCGGCCGAGCAGGCCGGTATTGATAACTTTTTCGTGCTTACTTCACATAAACTGGTGCCGCCGGCGCTCCGGGCCCTGCTAACCGCCGGCGGTGCGGGTGTTCGGGTGGACGGTTTGCTGCTTCCCGGGCATGTCTGCACCGTTACCGGCCTGGCGCCTTTCCGCTTTTTGGCCGAAGAGTGTGGCACGCCGGCCGTGGTGGCCGGCTTTGAAGCTCTCGACATTCTGCAGGCGGTATATATGCTGGTCAAACAGATTCGCGCCGGCGTGGCGCGGCTGGAAAACCAGTATGCCCGCGTTGTCCGGCCCGAGGGCAATCCGGCGGCACAGGCAGCGCTGGCCAAGGTATACGGCGAAGTAGATGCCGCCTGGCGCGGTATTGGTGTCATTCCGGCGTCGGGTCTGGGTGTGCGGGAAGAGTATGCCCGCTTTGACGCCCGGTACGTCCTCGGCGTCGACGTGGAGCCGACCCGTGAGGCGGCGGGCTGCCGCTGCGGCGAAGTACTGCGGGGCGTAATCAAGCCGCCGGCCTGCCCGCTCTTTGGCCGGGCCTGCACGAGCGATCATCCGGTAGGCGCGTGCATGGTGTCGGTGGAGGGCGCCTGCGCGGCCTGGTATAAATACGGTGCCGGGAGGTGGCAGTTTTGA
- a CDS encoding HypC/HybG/HupF family hydrogenase formation chaperone has translation MCLAVPAVILSRQDMLATVSVSGVTRQVSLMLLPEAQVGDYVLIHAGFAIQTIDAEEARRTLELFKELEKYEEFNG, from the coding sequence ATGTGCTTGGCCGTACCTGCCGTGATACTTTCCCGCCAGGATATGCTGGCCACCGTTTCCGTCAGCGGCGTCACCCGCCAGGTCAGTCTCATGCTGCTGCCGGAGGCGCAGGTAGGCGACTATGTACTTATTCACGCCGGCTTTGCCATCCAGACGATTGACGCGGAAGAAGCGCGGCGGACGCTGGAACTGTTTAAGGAGCTGGAAAAGTATGAAGAATTTAACGGCTGA
- the hypF gene encoding carbamoyltransferase HypF, producing the protein MERFNVKVTGIVQGVGFRPFVYNLARRHGLAGWVLNDAAGVEIEVEGDSAGLAAFLTALRQEAPPLARLATVTVERRPATGEQEFVIRHSEGAPVRTALVSPDVATCADCQRELLDPADRRYRYAFINCTNCGPRYTIIKDVPYDRAMTTMASFIMCPACQAEYDDPAHRRFHAQPNACPVCGPAYRLVDRTGQEVAGDVFDAVRALVADGHIVAIKGIGGYHLACDAKSETAVRALRERKIREDKPFAVMCGSLAAVRRRCRLTPAEEELLTGLARPIVLLAKSEGYDLAESVAPGNPYLGVMLPYAPVHWLLLGASDVWVMTSGNTSDEPIAYDDADARERLASIADYFLVHNRPIYRRADDSVARIVRGRPYFLRRSRGYVPSPLALARPQVPVLACGGELKNTFCLTRDKLAFMSAHIGDLENMATFAAYTDAIAHYQRLFDVRPAVVAYDLHPEYLSTKYALSRPEPKIGVQHHHAHIAAVLAEHGRYEKVIGVAFDGTGYGPDGHLWGGEFLVADCRDYVRVAHCRYMPLPGGAKAIKEPWRLAAWVLYKLYGRDAAGLNIPFVRTLPPEWELVVQAAEKGLNAPLSSGAGRLFDAAAALLGIRGRINYEGQAAVELELAAAGRTAVPLPYEIKDRAPAVLDFYPAFAALTERLARGASVADLAAAFHATVAAATVDMVGRISRATGIRTVALSGGVFQNITLLEQIVGMLEQQGLTVLLHCQVPPNDGGLALGQAVIAGERSR; encoded by the coding sequence ATGGAGCGCTTCAATGTCAAAGTCACCGGCATTGTCCAAGGGGTGGGATTCCGCCCCTTTGTTTATAACCTGGCCCGCCGCCACGGTCTGGCGGGGTGGGTGCTTAACGACGCCGCCGGCGTGGAAATAGAAGTGGAGGGGGATAGCGCCGGTCTGGCCGCGTTTCTCACCGCCCTCCGGCAGGAAGCGCCGCCGCTCGCCCGCCTCGCGACGGTGACCGTTGAGCGCCGCCCGGCTACCGGCGAGCAGGAGTTTGTCATCCGTCACAGCGAGGGCGCGCCGGTACGCACCGCCTTGGTGTCGCCCGATGTGGCCACCTGCGCCGACTGTCAGCGGGAACTGCTCGATCCGGCCGACCGGCGCTACCGCTATGCCTTCATCAACTGCACCAACTGCGGGCCCCGCTATACCATTATCAAGGACGTACCCTATGACCGGGCCATGACGACCATGGCGTCGTTTATCATGTGTCCGGCCTGTCAGGCCGAATATGACGACCCAGCCCACCGCCGTTTTCACGCCCAGCCCAACGCCTGCCCGGTCTGCGGTCCCGCTTACCGCCTGGTTGACCGGACCGGACAGGAGGTGGCCGGCGACGTGTTTGACGCCGTGCGGGCACTGGTCGCCGACGGACATATTGTCGCCATCAAGGGCATCGGCGGCTACCACCTGGCCTGCGATGCCAAGAGCGAGACGGCGGTGCGAGCCTTACGGGAGCGCAAGATCCGCGAGGACAAGCCTTTTGCCGTCATGTGCGGCAGCCTGGCGGCCGTGCGCCGGCGCTGCCGCCTTACGCCGGCCGAGGAGGAACTCTTAACCGGCCTTGCCCGGCCGATTGTCCTCTTAGCCAAAAGCGAAGGCTATGACCTGGCGGAAAGCGTCGCTCCCGGCAACCCTTATCTCGGGGTGATGCTGCCGTACGCGCCGGTGCACTGGCTGCTGCTCGGCGCGAGCGACGTTTGGGTGATGACGAGCGGCAATACGAGCGACGAGCCGATTGCTTACGACGATGCCGACGCACGGGAGCGCCTGGCCAGCATTGCCGATTATTTTCTTGTTCACAATCGCCCTATTTATCGCCGGGCCGATGATTCGGTGGCGCGCATTGTCCGCGGCCGGCCTTATTTTCTCCGCCGCAGCCGCGGCTATGTGCCGTCGCCGCTGGCGCTGGCCCGGCCACAGGTACCGGTGCTGGCCTGCGGCGGCGAGCTGAAGAATACCTTTTGTCTGACCCGGGACAAGCTGGCCTTCATGAGCGCCCATATCGGCGATTTGGAGAACATGGCCACTTTCGCGGCCTACACCGACGCCATTGCCCATTACCAGCGTTTGTTTGACGTCCGGCCCGCCGTGGTGGCCTATGATCTGCATCCCGAATATTTGTCCACGAAATATGCCCTATCCCGGCCGGAACCGAAAATCGGCGTCCAGCATCACCATGCCCATATCGCCGCCGTGCTGGCCGAACACGGCCGTTATGAAAAAGTGATTGGCGTGGCGTTTGACGGCACCGGCTACGGCCCGGACGGCCACCTGTGGGGCGGCGAGTTTTTGGTTGCCGATTGCCGCGACTATGTCCGCGTTGCCCACTGCCGTTATATGCCGCTGCCCGGCGGCGCCAAGGCCATCAAGGAGCCCTGGCGCCTGGCGGCCTGGGTGCTTTATAAGCTCTACGGCCGGGACGCCGCCGGCCTTAATATTCCTTTCGTCCGCACGCTGCCGCCGGAGTGGGAGCTCGTGGTGCAGGCGGCGGAGAAGGGGCTGAACGCGCCGCTGTCGTCCGGGGCCGGTCGGCTGTTTGACGCCGCGGCGGCGCTTCTTGGCATCCGTGGCCGGATTAATTATGAAGGGCAAGCGGCGGTCGAGCTCGAACTGGCTGCGGCCGGCCGGACGGCGGTGCCGCTGCCTTATGAGATTAAAGATAGAGCGCCGGCCGTGCTTGATTTTTATCCCGCGTTTGCGGCCCTGACCGAGCGGCTCGCCCGCGGGGCCAGTGTCGCCGACCTGGCCGCGGCCTTCCACGCCACGGTGGCGGCGGCGACGGTCGACATGGTGGGCCGCATCAGCCGGGCTACTGGGATTCGCACGGTCGCCCTCAGCGGCGGCGTTTTCCAGAACATTACGCTCTTGGAGCAAATCGTCGGAATGTTAGAGCAACAAGGACTTACAGTCCTGCTTCATTGCCAGGTGCCGCCCAATGACGGCGGGCTGGCCCTGGGACAGGCTGTCATTGCCGGAGAAAGGAGCAGATAA
- the scfA gene encoding six-cysteine ranthipeptide SCIFF produces MAKHILTVNTASLQKTVHTGGCGECQTSCQSACKTSCTVGNQVCQK; encoded by the coding sequence ATGGCGAAGCATATCCTTACTGTAAATACAGCTTCCCTGCAAAAGACGGTACATACCGGCGGCTGCGGGGAATGTCAGACTTCCTGCCAGTCGGCCTGCAAGACGTCCTGCACCGTTGGCAACCAGGTCTGCCAGAAGTAG
- the scfB gene encoding thioether cross-link-forming SCIFF peptide maturase, translated as MRESGIHKFHINGMYLLLDVNSGAVHVIDKLVYDVLDIFDGANDAAVLATLAGVYGEEAVKEALAELHELIDQGLLFSPELTVPPTFSDKPIVKSLCLHVAHDCNLRCRYCFAGTGDFGHDRGLMTKEVAERAVDFLIESSGPRRHCEIDFFGGEPLLNMDVVRHTVDYVRRRAAATGKIFKLTLTTNAVLLDDDIINYLNEHNISLVLSLDGRREVHDRMRPDALGGGSYDEVVANIKRAVASRNDQNYYVRGTFTAHNIDFAADVLAMADLGFSQLSVEPVVGKDSDYALREEHLPELFHQYELLAAAYLERKLAGQGFDFFHFNLDINNGPCVAKRLSGCGAGHEYFAVTPTGELYPCHQFVGRDEFCLGTVFEGVKNTALPQLFRQAHVLNKEACRRCWARFYCSGGCHANAHLFHGDINQPYELGCALQKKRLECALMIQAKLSLARQGNDA; from the coding sequence ATGCGCGAGTCTGGTATTCATAAATTTCATATAAACGGTATGTATCTGCTGCTTGATGTCAACAGCGGCGCCGTCCATGTCATCGACAAGCTGGTCTATGACGTTTTGGATATTTTCGACGGTGCCAACGACGCGGCCGTCCTGGCGACCTTAGCCGGCGTTTACGGCGAAGAAGCGGTTAAAGAGGCGCTAGCCGAACTGCACGAGCTTATTGACCAGGGGCTGCTGTTTAGCCCCGAACTGACCGTACCGCCTACGTTCAGTGACAAGCCTATCGTCAAATCGCTGTGTCTGCATGTGGCTCATGACTGCAACCTGCGCTGCCGGTATTGCTTTGCCGGCACCGGCGATTTCGGCCATGACCGCGGGTTGATGACTAAAGAAGTGGCCGAGCGGGCCGTCGATTTTCTTATCGAGAGCAGTGGGCCGCGCCGCCACTGTGAAATCGACTTTTTCGGCGGCGAACCGCTGCTTAATATGGACGTTGTCCGCCATACGGTAGATTATGTGCGCCGCCGCGCCGCCGCGACCGGCAAAATTTTTAAGCTCACCCTGACCACTAACGCCGTTCTCCTTGACGACGACATCATTAACTATTTGAATGAGCATAATATTAGTCTGGTGCTCAGCCTCGACGGCCGGCGCGAGGTTCATGACCGGATGCGGCCGGACGCTCTGGGCGGCGGCAGTTATGACGAAGTAGTGGCCAATATTAAAAGAGCCGTGGCGTCCCGCAATGACCAAAACTATTATGTGCGCGGCACTTTTACGGCGCATAATATCGACTTTGCCGCCGACGTACTGGCCATGGCCGATTTGGGCTTTAGCCAGTTGTCGGTTGAGCCGGTGGTAGGCAAAGACAGCGACTATGCCCTCAGGGAGGAACATTTACCCGAGCTATTCCACCAGTACGAACTTTTGGCCGCCGCGTACCTCGAACGCAAGCTTGCCGGGCAGGGCTTCGACTTTTTCCACTTTAACCTGGACATCAATAACGGCCCCTGTGTGGCCAAGCGGCTCAGCGGCTGCGGCGCCGGTCACGAGTATTTTGCCGTGACGCCGACCGGTGAGCTCTATCCCTGCCACCAGTTTGTCGGCCGGGATGAGTTTTGCCTTGGCACCGTTTTTGAGGGCGTGAAAAATACCGCTCTGCCGCAGCTGTTTCGCCAGGCCCATGTCCTGAACAAAGAAGCCTGCCGCCGGTGTTGGGCGCGGTTTTACTGCAGCGGCGGCTGCCATGCCAACGCCCATTTGTTCCACGGCGATATCAATCAGCCCTATGAGCTGGGCTGCGCCCTGCAAAAGAAGCGGCTCGAGTGCGCCTTGATGATTCAGGCAAAATTGTCTCTGGCCCGGCAGGGGAATGACGCATAA